One region of Romeriopsis navalis LEGE 11480 genomic DNA includes:
- a CDS encoding pilus assembly FimT family protein, with protein sequence MSKQSHRIMQHHFSKQPASPAGYTLIEVLVVVIMVGVLAAIVSPSYVAWANNQRVGSARNQLTSAIRKAQSLARTSKVNREIRFDNNNGDPRFAIVPAINDTTGVAKRIPNAQIRNWEPLNTDGKAGLELRMDTVSPYQSSGVVDNQNLGGLVFNSYGAVVVSNPNTTLGTANTISERIFAVQISTKGNQHKSCIVIRTLLGSLQEEKGKDCPF encoded by the coding sequence ATGAGCAAGCAATCCCACAGAATCATGCAGCACCACTTCTCGAAACAACCAGCATCCCCGGCGGGCTACACCTTGATTGAGGTTTTAGTGGTGGTGATCATGGTGGGCGTATTAGCCGCGATCGTCTCACCCAGTTATGTGGCTTGGGCCAACAACCAGCGGGTCGGCTCCGCCCGTAACCAACTGACCAGCGCCATCCGTAAAGCCCAAAGTCTCGCCCGCACCAGCAAAGTCAATCGCGAAATTCGCTTTGATAACAATAACGGCGATCCGCGCTTTGCGATCGTCCCGGCAATCAATGACACGACTGGTGTTGCCAAACGCATTCCCAATGCTCAAATTCGCAATTGGGAACCGCTGAACACCGATGGTAAAGCCGGGCTCGAACTCCGGATGGATACCGTTTCGCCTTACCAAAGTTCCGGTGTAGTGGACAACCAAAATCTCGGCGGATTGGTGTTTAATTCCTACGGAGCAGTGGTCGTCAGCAATCCCAACACCACCCTCGGCACCGCCAACACCATCAGCGAGCGCATTTTCGCCGTGCAAATCAGCACAAAGGGGAATCAGCACAAAAGTTGCATTGTGATTCGGACTTTGCTCGGTTCCCTGCAAGAGGAAAAAGGCAAAGATTGTCCCTTCTAA
- a CDS encoding prepilin-type N-terminal cleavage/methylation domain-containing protein — protein sequence MKSRPTQLTLTSSIHWLMGVNCKLRHNPTRSGFTLVELLVALIIGSIITTLVLFSAVQLMGTNQREASRSNTQREMQAAIDYINRDIREAVYVYDGDCLRTTGTKTPPGLTPGGINTCPGILNSLPGELNSANNLPVLAFWRVDPLPQQLLASCSNPAVASQIVSGNAPAGFDNVPCSSRKMYTLVVYSLNRSNPDTWRGRARITRYTLPQFTFGNGTTQTPGWANPLETGFANWPRNPNTNTIQTGQATNIQGNNQVLVDFVDDRANDSGPAGSTAVCPTVNNVNTEQFGGFFASPAQVNGGYVAAVDLSRRTFYACVRGGDAATLNQEVIVRIRGNAAGQPGLPKDSSSLPIALESRILTRGVLGKN from the coding sequence ATGAAATCGAGGCCAACCCAATTAACTCTGACTTCCAGCATCCACTGGCTGATGGGGGTAAACTGCAAACTGCGCCACAATCCGACCCGATCGGGCTTCACCCTAGTCGAACTATTGGTCGCCCTGATTATTGGCAGCATTATTACCACCTTGGTATTGTTCAGTGCGGTACAGCTGATGGGCACGAACCAACGGGAAGCCTCGCGCAGCAACACCCAACGGGAAATGCAAGCGGCGATCGACTATATCAATCGAGATATCCGGGAAGCCGTCTATGTTTATGACGGTGATTGCCTCCGCACGACTGGGACAAAAACCCCACCGGGACTCACCCCTGGCGGGATTAACACTTGCCCTGGAATTCTTAACTCGCTACCGGGCGAATTGAATAGCGCCAATAACTTACCGGTTCTCGCCTTTTGGCGTGTCGATCCACTTCCCCAACAGCTACTTGCAAGCTGCAGTAACCCGGCTGTCGCCAGTCAAATTGTCAGTGGGAACGCCCCAGCTGGATTCGATAACGTACCTTGCAGTTCACGCAAGATGTATACCCTGGTCGTCTACTCGCTCAATCGCAGCAATCCTGATACTTGGCGCGGCCGCGCCCGGATCACGCGCTATACCCTACCCCAATTCACCTTTGGGAACGGTACGACCCAGACTCCGGGCTGGGCAAACCCGTTGGAAACCGGGTTTGCCAATTGGCCGCGTAACCCAAATACCAACACCATCCAGACGGGTCAAGCCACCAACATCCAAGGGAACAACCAAGTTTTAGTCGACTTCGTTGACGATCGAGCCAACGACAGCGGCCCCGCCGGATCAACCGCGGTTTGTCCGACGGTCAACAACGTCAATACCGAGCAATTCGGGGGATTTTTCGCCAGTCCGGCGCAAGTGAATGGCGGCTATGTTGCGGCTGTTGACCTGAGTCGTCGCACTTTTTATGCCTGTGTTCGAGGGGGTGATGCCGCCACACTCAACCAAGAAGTGATTGTTCGGATTCGGGGGAATGCCGCGGGTCAGCCCGGTTTGCCCAAGGACAGTAGCAGCTTACCGATTGCCCTGGAAAGTCGCATCCTCACCCGCGGCGTTTTGGGTAAGAACTAG
- a CDS encoding type II secretion system GspH family protein, translated as MNSNSPRRASATTPQPLRLQQRLALNLLTRSQPSNRACVNDGFTLIESLVAIVIIAVTIVSITPPIFWATATRVQNRRAEQAVQIAQGEVDRVRAVVERKTATLEQLPPESGSGSLKPDAAAPNNVIPAGTKLRSQVPGCNVDDGNQTVSVGDAILVDTDPEPVGSATPCAPEFLVQTFRGNGLPNTTATTVPDGFVMGVRVYSIIAEDSIRGGTAKAEAGSLRSTNGLGSQKTRPLTVLYSTVVKSNRSDGLGIYRQLCEAAGQACFAAPGT; from the coding sequence ATGAACTCTAATTCTCCCCGACGCGCCTCCGCCACTACACCGCAACCATTGCGGCTACAGCAGCGGCTCGCGCTCAATCTCCTAACCCGTAGCCAACCAAGCAACCGGGCATGCGTCAATGACGGGTTTACCCTGATTGAATCACTCGTGGCGATCGTCATTATTGCTGTGACGATCGTCAGTATCACTCCACCCATCTTTTGGGCCACGGCCACGCGGGTACAAAACCGCCGCGCCGAACAAGCGGTCCAAATCGCACAGGGGGAAGTCGATCGGGTCCGTGCAGTAGTTGAACGCAAAACTGCCACCCTCGAACAACTCCCCCCGGAATCCGGTAGCGGCTCACTGAAGCCAGACGCCGCTGCACCGAACAACGTCATTCCAGCAGGCACAAAACTCCGCTCACAGGTCCCCGGCTGCAATGTCGATGATGGGAATCAGACCGTTAGCGTTGGCGATGCCATCTTGGTCGATACCGATCCAGAACCCGTTGGCAGCGCGACACCCTGTGCACCGGAATTTCTAGTTCAGACGTTCCGTGGTAACGGCCTGCCAAATACAACGGCGACAACCGTACCAGATGGTTTTGTCATGGGCGTCCGCGTTTATTCGATCATCGCCGAAGACAGCATTCGGGGTGGCACGGCCAAAGCCGAAGCTGGCTCTTTGCGCAGCACGAATGGTCTGGGAAGTCAGAAAACACGGCCCTTAACGGTGCTATACAGCACCGTCGTTAAGAGCAATCGAAGCGATGGCTTAGGGATTTATCGACAACTCTGTGAAGCCGCTGGGCAGGCTTGCTTCGCTGCACCAGGAACATAG
- the hpsA gene encoding hormogonium polysaccharide biosynthesis protein HpsA → MTNRKFAKAMQNLAREVRKLYRQFNRAAINWLLRSAFVANRRGQSPVAGFILPTTVLLLLVLTLTVGAMTLRAFDRNTQVIANAQEKVIYNAATPAIDRARSKLEFLFDPSKDARYPGGTPFESFLVGMLTNDGTTNGVAKFTVKNSAGADVDPYTLPDEERIDIGSPTTATLDGNPDIAWRYRSDTDGDGTADATIVYSIIFETPEAQGGQTPPERLLTMTEQQKADAGIVRNGPISSQSRLTGCGNSSGAGDSGFTQEAWFEDVGNTSIIRKNFQVNTIVIPDNPKAATTTMEFQQDRQILRGNKWGAWFRYDLEIFPGPQFNWNGAMHTEGNMILGNNNFDAYLVSAPASCLYQPESSELSITNRTPPSGNDPDEPDLGDFQGMVVAGLVGKPQFRQGRADVHVQTNDTAPPTVRRLDQNNDSSTENAAVGNLASDPVEIVLEEKTKSVNNADDTNRSFNGWNTKLDGVLQERFNNSSQRVPFVDDLYRADDRWGPKPKYDDNAGGRIPDGASVGEDIPANDRLISTPPATGNASVAIGLDGYWERRARTEGLRVLVGERLELGNIGGWVTPRDVDRDDHIDPPASIDANNPPPLVGDKDAATPADLSEREGDPLYPPTVQPYPFTQGTTLPHLTQQRRSLRDNIPAVQSAAVYHAAVGNKDYPVACVAMTVHPGTQNTLRQSVNFFPTNFKDNDSNADTYLLSDFFSGRGTDGWEYAPPGDSESTFIAEIAPGRPLRQALDNLANFGGDPDGAFPPTQDANVIHPYPAMSMWGNQSNLRRALNRMNSSSYTALSVADKTYIHTAACSLGMLATNIDQVQKFDPTNVNNDVTWNNASAQVMSDLADRMTRLMDGQVENGEVLPKARLNTYNYNPAQNNPDTRLYKAEDYYEVPPEAFVAGLKQQTIKSGGDYLNDPVIRMAELIMNGHQIRRDRTFGFRPSPAFGEYGIAFNVNTADPVKLFPSACDPDLFALGDRTVPVKRHPTASGNRSELRENTSVDPTTWNFKPFAATPAAYSTETDFPGAVGGDLSTVSGRRLALSRLCGAIRVPRGYQPGDPTVLNSNDPALRPVVLPKFPSLYYIFPEVAHGLRGGFVDDPTDNGSSPEDVANTPLEWDHRQPGAIGTNRTVSTTVNNANDAAAAAAGLNPFDREPYVTDNYINTITVANDVFKPVSTTVSANPRLAAYPAPTSTDGTINPIPVATMQANPTDPFFSRLPYADSSPLPVADLPVTSLALAPRKIDGFPAAAANGVLPNYTPRDFQNDTSPNRIMIPSNANPASTQVSNLGNLPTKPWAVPFLDWALFDGRQLQTARITDIDWGMLRSTKPTAQTNDNTEFAPNEPWLPMSGIVYAFREDAVREDGIARPIGTSPITAVGVTNNQLIQGTAMNVSNPEQPSDPALQDKGISVKPIDHLPDPDRRIHGFRMRNATQLKRNPAVIAPIEEAKNVRGLSFFTDQPVYMMGNFNLHQEGTGNENTVGNLLEEFTQPLFPTTIAGLNSGGTYNYNTFYNDRVTKNPKFATSNEDRWRPTEILADAISILSNDFCEGSIADAFVGPATTSNSVPDFQASSGGNGNIQYPNNIQKSVYNDNGLYSVACDKGGNASTSYQNQNRVKQEPPDNARGWSWKREGASFVAPDGTTGTRPAWADFTTPIQIGRTGEPLVVARPIDKNETLPVNYGIGGLNRSYATPNEGRGNGRRLVARADNTSMNAIVVSGLSPSRIQQSYGGLHNFPRFLELWSSRRFFFAGSFLQLNFSNYATGPFEQEAWEPGQSPSNSEPIPHYAPPARLWGYDVALQFAPAGPAAARFVAPSSTRSEFYTEPPVSDPYINKLCVAAQNAGLSTACVAQQP, encoded by the coding sequence ATGACGAACCGTAAATTTGCCAAAGCCATGCAGAACCTTGCGCGTGAGGTTCGCAAACTCTACCGACAGTTCAACCGGGCGGCCATTAACTGGCTACTCCGCTCGGCATTTGTGGCCAACCGGCGAGGGCAATCACCAGTCGCTGGTTTTATCCTGCCGACCACGGTACTGCTGCTATTGGTCCTGACCTTGACGGTCGGAGCGATGACGCTGCGGGCATTCGATCGCAATACGCAAGTAATCGCCAACGCTCAGGAAAAGGTGATCTACAACGCCGCCACACCAGCGATCGACCGCGCCCGCTCAAAATTAGAATTTCTGTTTGACCCCTCCAAGGATGCGCGTTATCCCGGTGGTACGCCGTTCGAGAGTTTCTTGGTTGGCATGTTAACCAACGATGGCACCACCAATGGCGTCGCCAAGTTCACCGTCAAAAATAGCGCCGGGGCCGATGTTGACCCCTATACGCTGCCGGATGAGGAGCGGATCGACATTGGTTCGCCCACGACCGCGACTTTAGATGGCAATCCTGACATTGCTTGGCGTTATCGCTCCGATACCGACGGCGATGGCACTGCCGATGCGACGATCGTCTACTCCATCATCTTTGAAACACCCGAGGCCCAAGGCGGCCAAACTCCGCCAGAACGTCTGCTGACCATGACCGAACAGCAGAAAGCGGATGCGGGCATTGTCCGTAACGGTCCGATCAGTAGCCAATCGCGCTTGACCGGCTGCGGCAATAGCTCCGGCGCGGGCGACAGTGGCTTTACCCAAGAAGCCTGGTTTGAAGACGTTGGCAACACCTCGATCATTCGGAAGAACTTCCAGGTCAACACGATCGTCATCCCCGATAATCCGAAGGCCGCCACCACCACCATGGAATTTCAGCAGGATCGACAGATTCTGCGCGGTAACAAATGGGGCGCGTGGTTCCGCTACGACCTTGAGATCTTCCCCGGTCCGCAGTTCAACTGGAACGGCGCGATGCACACCGAGGGGAACATGATCCTCGGCAACAATAACTTCGATGCCTATCTCGTCAGTGCACCGGCGTCCTGCCTCTATCAGCCAGAATCTTCTGAGCTATCGATTACCAATCGCACGCCACCGAGCGGCAATGATCCCGACGAACCAGATCTGGGCGATTTCCAAGGGATGGTCGTGGCTGGCTTGGTCGGAAAACCCCAATTCCGCCAGGGTCGGGCGGATGTTCACGTCCAGACCAACGATACGGCACCGCCAACGGTGAGACGTCTGGATCAAAACAACGACTCTTCCACGGAAAACGCGGCAGTGGGCAATCTCGCTAGCGACCCAGTCGAGATTGTGCTCGAAGAGAAGACGAAATCCGTCAATAATGCAGACGATACCAATCGCAGTTTCAACGGTTGGAATACCAAGCTCGATGGTGTCTTACAAGAGCGATTCAACAACAGCTCACAGCGTGTGCCCTTCGTCGATGATCTGTACCGCGCGGACGATCGCTGGGGACCAAAACCGAAGTACGACGATAATGCCGGGGGCCGCATTCCCGATGGGGCAAGCGTCGGTGAAGATATTCCCGCGAACGATCGCTTGATTTCCACACCGCCCGCCACCGGCAACGCCTCCGTGGCAATTGGCTTGGATGGTTACTGGGAGCGCCGGGCCCGCACTGAGGGGTTGCGCGTGCTCGTGGGCGAGCGGCTAGAACTCGGCAATATCGGTGGCTGGGTCACACCTAGAGATGTCGATCGGGATGACCACATTGATCCCCCGGCATCAATTGATGCGAATAATCCACCGCCACTCGTGGGCGACAAAGATGCGGCCACACCCGCTGACCTCAGTGAGCGCGAAGGGGATCCGCTCTATCCGCCCACCGTTCAGCCCTATCCCTTTACCCAAGGTACGACGCTACCGCACCTGACGCAGCAGCGCCGTTCACTACGCGACAATATTCCCGCCGTTCAATCAGCAGCGGTTTACCACGCGGCCGTGGGCAATAAAGACTATCCCGTTGCCTGTGTTGCCATGACGGTTCACCCAGGGACGCAAAACACATTGCGGCAGTCCGTTAACTTCTTCCCGACGAACTTCAAAGATAACGACTCCAATGCCGATACCTATCTGCTGAGTGACTTCTTCAGTGGTCGCGGTACCGACGGCTGGGAATATGCGCCCCCAGGCGACAGCGAGTCAACATTTATTGCGGAGATCGCACCGGGCCGACCATTGCGACAGGCCTTAGATAATCTCGCCAACTTTGGGGGCGACCCGGATGGGGCCTTCCCACCGACCCAAGATGCGAATGTGATTCACCCATATCCCGCGATGAGCATGTGGGGGAACCAATCGAATCTGCGGCGGGCCTTGAACAGAATGAATTCGAGCAGCTATACCGCCCTCAGTGTGGCTGACAAGACTTACATTCACACCGCTGCTTGCTCGCTGGGCATGCTGGCGACCAATATCGACCAAGTGCAGAAGTTCGACCCAACGAACGTCAACAACGATGTCACTTGGAATAATGCATCCGCACAGGTAATGAGCGACCTGGCCGATCGCATGACGCGTCTGATGGATGGACAAGTTGAAAATGGCGAAGTCCTACCCAAAGCCCGTCTCAACACCTACAACTATAATCCGGCTCAGAACAATCCTGATACGCGCCTGTATAAGGCCGAGGACTACTATGAAGTGCCGCCTGAGGCATTCGTGGCGGGCTTGAAGCAGCAGACCATCAAGAGTGGTGGCGACTATCTGAATGACCCCGTTATTCGGATGGCCGAGCTGATTATGAATGGCCATCAGATCCGCCGGGACCGAACGTTTGGTTTCCGACCATCCCCGGCCTTCGGGGAATACGGTATCGCCTTTAACGTCAACACGGCGGATCCAGTAAAACTTTTCCCTTCGGCTTGTGACCCTGACTTGTTTGCACTAGGCGATCGCACGGTCCCAGTCAAGCGTCATCCAACAGCCAGTGGCAATCGATCGGAATTGCGTGAGAATACATCGGTTGATCCAACCACCTGGAATTTCAAGCCATTTGCGGCCACCCCAGCGGCTTATAGCACTGAAACTGATTTCCCTGGCGCTGTAGGTGGTGACTTAAGTACGGTTTCCGGTCGTCGCTTAGCGCTTTCGCGGCTATGTGGTGCAATTCGCGTCCCACGGGGTTACCAACCTGGTGATCCAACCGTCTTGAACAGCAACGATCCAGCGCTTCGCCCCGTCGTTCTACCGAAATTCCCATCGCTCTACTACATCTTCCCCGAGGTTGCCCATGGCCTCCGCGGCGGATTTGTCGATGACCCAACAGATAATGGTTCCAGCCCTGAGGATGTAGCAAATACGCCACTGGAATGGGATCATCGTCAGCCCGGCGCCATTGGGACGAACCGTACAGTTTCAACTACGGTGAATAATGCGAATGACGCAGCGGCGGCTGCCGCTGGATTGAATCCCTTCGATCGAGAACCCTACGTCACGGATAACTACATCAACACCATTACCGTGGCAAACGATGTCTTCAAGCCGGTTTCGACCACAGTATCGGCAAATCCACGCTTAGCGGCTTATCCCGCGCCGACCAGCACGGATGGCACAATCAACCCGATTCCCGTAGCCACGATGCAGGCCAATCCGACTGACCCGTTCTTTAGTCGCTTGCCTTACGCGGATTCTTCTCCGTTGCCGGTTGCTGATCTGCCAGTTACAAGCCTCGCTTTGGCGCCACGGAAGATTGACGGGTTCCCTGCTGCAGCCGCGAATGGTGTCCTGCCGAATTACACACCGCGTGATTTCCAGAATGACACTTCGCCCAACCGCATCATGATCCCCAGTAATGCCAACCCCGCCTCGACGCAGGTGAGTAATCTGGGTAACTTACCAACCAAACCCTGGGCCGTACCGTTCCTCGATTGGGCGCTCTTCGATGGGCGACAGCTCCAAACAGCACGCATCACCGATATCGACTGGGGCATGCTGCGTAGCACCAAGCCGACAGCACAAACCAATGACAACACGGAATTTGCCCCGAATGAGCCATGGCTACCGATGAGTGGTATCGTTTACGCTTTCCGCGAGGACGCTGTGCGGGAAGACGGCATTGCCCGACCGATCGGCACGAGCCCAATCACCGCGGTGGGCGTCACCAATAATCAATTGATCCAGGGTACGGCAATGAATGTCAGTAACCCGGAACAGCCCAGCGATCCAGCGCTGCAAGATAAAGGGATTTCCGTCAAGCCGATTGACCATCTGCCTGACCCCGATCGCCGCATCCACGGTTTCCGGATGCGCAACGCAACGCAGCTTAAACGCAATCCAGCAGTCATTGCGCCGATTGAAGAAGCGAAGAACGTCCGGGGTCTGTCGTTCTTTACCGATCAGCCGGTCTACATGATGGGCAATTTCAACCTGCACCAGGAAGGCACCGGGAACGAGAACACGGTGGGCAACTTGTTGGAAGAGTTTACTCAACCCCTATTCCCAACGACCATTGCCGGGCTTAACAGCGGCGGGACTTACAACTACAACACGTTCTACAACGATCGAGTCACCAAGAACCCGAAATTTGCCACCAGTAACGAAGACCGCTGGCGGCCAACCGAAATCTTGGCGGATGCGATCTCGATTCTATCGAATGACTTCTGTGAAGGCAGTATTGCCGATGCCTTTGTGGGACCGGCGACTACTTCCAATAGTGTGCCTGACTTCCAAGCTAGCAGCGGTGGCAATGGAAATATCCAATATCCGAATAACATTCAGAAATCGGTTTACAACGACAATGGGCTCTATTCCGTGGCCTGCGATAAGGGTGGCAATGCCTCCACTTCTTATCAAAACCAAAACCGCGTGAAGCAAGAGCCACCCGATAATGCCCGTGGCTGGTCCTGGAAGCGCGAAGGGGCTTCATTTGTCGCACCCGATGGCACAACGGGTACTCGACCCGCCTGGGCTGACTTCACTACACCAATTCAAATTGGTCGGACCGGTGAACCATTGGTTGTTGCTCGCCCGATCGACAAAAACGAGACCTTGCCAGTCAACTATGGCATCGGTGGACTCAACCGCAGCTATGCCACCCCGAATGAAGGACGCGGTAATGGCCGACGTCTGGTGGCGCGAGCCGACAACACCAGCATGAACGCAATTGTGGTGAGCGGTCTATCACCGTCACGTATCCAGCAGTCCTACGGTGGATTGCATAACTTCCCGCGCTTCCTGGAGCTGTGGAGTAGTCGCCGGTTCTTCTTCGCAGGTTCATTCTTGCAGTTGAACTTTAGCAACTATGCCACTGGCCCGTTTGAACAAGAAGCCTGGGAACCGGGTCAATCCCCCAGTAATAGCGAGCCGATCCCGCACTATGCGCCACCCGCTCGTTTATGGGGTTACGACGTCGCATTGCAGTTCGCACCAGCCGGTCCCGCTGCAGCGCGATTTGTCGCGCCATCTTCGACCCGCAGTGAGTTCTATACAGAACCCCCCGTCTCCGACCCATATATCAATAAGCTCTGTGTAGCTGCGCAAAATGCGGGCCTTTCCACCGCTTGTGTCGCTCAACAACCGTAG
- a CDS encoding sugar transferase: protein MTAKSPVVPSRIRTFYRRGGRPPLLRRLNHPRIKRLVDIAFSLFALTIFAPFYLTIAALVALTSPGPVFYVQKRVGKDFRAFGCIKFRTMVQHADLMMAKLLESDPEMQQEFAQNFKLKHDPRITPIGHFLRVTSLDEFPQFWNVLMGDMSVVGPRPLVPEELVRYGDQINRVLTIRPGITGLWQVSGRNDIPYPQRVRIDSFYVSNHHVGLDIKIAIKTIGVVLFPKGNGAY from the coding sequence ATGACTGCTAAGAGCCCAGTTGTCCCTAGCAGAATTCGAACGTTTTACCGGCGCGGTGGCCGACCACCCTTATTGCGGCGGCTGAATCACCCGCGGATCAAACGCTTGGTGGATATCGCTTTCTCATTATTCGCTTTGACCATATTTGCGCCGTTTTACCTGACGATCGCGGCGCTCGTTGCCCTGACTTCGCCCGGACCCGTGTTTTACGTTCAAAAGCGGGTAGGCAAAGATTTTCGGGCTTTCGGATGTATTAAGTTTCGCACCATGGTGCAACATGCTGATTTGATGATGGCGAAGCTGCTTGAGTCGGATCCTGAGATGCAGCAAGAATTTGCCCAGAATTTCAAGCTTAAGCATGATCCACGCATCACGCCGATCGGTCATTTCCTCCGCGTCACAAGCCTCGACGAGTTTCCCCAGTTCTGGAATGTGCTGATGGGGGATATGAGTGTTGTGGGGCCACGCCCACTTGTCCCGGAAGAGTTGGTGCGTTATGGCGATCAGATTAATCGAGTCCTGACGATTCGCCCTGGCATCACCGGCCTCTGGCAAGTTTCCGGGCGGAATGACATTCCTTACCCCCAACGCGTTCGGATTGACAGCTTTTACGTTAGCAACCACCACGTCGGCCTCGACATCAAGATCGCAATTAAGACGATCGGCGTCGTTTTATTTCCAAAGGGCAATGGTGCCTACTAG
- a CDS encoding glycosyltransferase codes for MTVKYALVHEWLTPKATGGSELVVQDILSFIEADLYALIDFESTNPNSYLYQRQIGTTFLQQFPGARNGVQKYLPFLPLAIEQIDLRGYDIVLSSAHAVAKGVLTNAEQMHVCYCHAPMRYAWDMTFEYLGNSRAGRGLPGGLTRYLLHRLRLWDTIAANRVDHFIANSHTTARRIWRAYRREATVIYPPVPIDRFPYKSQKQDFYVTVSRLVGYKKIPMIVAAFNQLGLPLVVIGSGPELDLVRQLAQPHIQVLGWQSDADVESYMSQAKGFVYGAYEDFGIAPVEAQACGTPVIAYGAGGTMETVRDIRQYANQGTGVLFAEQTVPAIVEAVTYFEANYAQIQPEVVRAHAESFDTGVFRQRYHDFVDQSYKAFQQQRSRAY; via the coding sequence ATGACCGTTAAATACGCACTGGTGCATGAATGGCTAACGCCCAAGGCCACTGGGGGCTCGGAGTTAGTAGTGCAAGACATCCTGAGCTTTATCGAGGCTGATTTGTATGCACTGATCGATTTTGAATCGACCAATCCCAACAGCTATCTATACCAGCGCCAAATTGGCACGACTTTCCTTCAGCAGTTTCCTGGTGCTCGTAACGGGGTACAGAAATATTTGCCATTTTTACCCCTAGCGATCGAACAGATCGATCTCCGGGGTTATGACATTGTGTTGTCATCGGCCCATGCCGTGGCGAAGGGCGTCTTGACGAATGCCGAACAAATGCACGTCTGCTACTGCCATGCACCGATGCGATACGCCTGGGACATGACCTTTGAATATTTGGGGAATAGCCGGGCCGGGCGGGGACTTCCAGGCGGATTGACCCGGTATTTGCTGCACCGCCTGCGGCTTTGGGACACAATCGCCGCGAACCGTGTTGATCACTTTATTGCCAACTCCCACACCACCGCCCGACGAATTTGGCGGGCTTATCGCCGCGAAGCCACAGTCATTTACCCACCCGTGCCAATCGATCGCTTTCCCTATAAGTCCCAAAAACAAGATTTCTACGTCACCGTATCGCGGCTGGTGGGCTATAAGAAGATCCCGATGATTGTCGCCGCCTTTAATCAATTAGGCCTGCCACTGGTCGTCATTGGCAGTGGACCGGAATTAGATCTCGTGCGACAACTGGCACAGCCCCACATCCAAGTCTTAGGTTGGCAGTCAGATGCAGATGTTGAATCCTATATGAGCCAAGCTAAGGGATTTGTCTATGGGGCCTACGAAGACTTTGGTATTGCCCCGGTCGAAGCCCAAGCCTGTGGCACCCCTGTGATTGCCTATGGCGCTGGGGGCACAATGGAAACAGTCCGTGATATTCGGCAATATGCCAATCAGGGAACAGGGGTTTTGTTTGCGGAACAGACTGTGCCAGCGATCGTCGAAGCCGTGACCTATTTCGAGGCCAATTATGCCCAAATTCAGCCAGAAGTCGTCCGCGCCCATGCCGAAAGCTTCGATACAGGGGTATTTCGCCAGCGCTACCACGACTTTGTCGATCAGTCCTACAAGGCGTTTCAGCAACAGCGCTCCAGGGCTTATTAG